From one Acidaminococcales bacterium genomic stretch:
- a CDS encoding ABC transporter substrate-binding protein, whose protein sequence is MRKLSIAFLLFAAALLSAACGGQKAAPPAKVETKKMTIGLLRLTSSAPLFIGMDKGFFKEQGIELTAKWFDAAQPIAVATASNQVDVGATGITASLFNMIGSGQKLTIVADKGREEKGYPSSTLVVVKKLHDQGVTTLEQLKGKKIGITQKGSTFQYMIGRMLEAKGMSANDVEIVPLGQLGSILSSLRSGQIDAAILNEPNPTKAEKAGYAKSILPVANVIDYQTSGIFYSPNLNKDEELAVRFMKAYIKCCNYYYDAVLARKDGKPAPGANYDEVIKIIANYTNMPVEDIKIGIPYIDRNGRLLASDIDTQIKWYSKHKLLEKPVEAKEAVNTTFFDKALAK, encoded by the coding sequence ATGAGAAAATTGTCCATCGCGTTTTTGCTATTTGCCGCAGCCTTGCTGTCCGCCGCCTGCGGCGGCCAGAAGGCGGCCCCGCCCGCCAAGGTGGAAACAAAAAAAATGACCATCGGCCTTTTGCGCCTGACCAGTTCCGCGCCTTTGTTTATCGGCATGGACAAAGGGTTTTTTAAAGAACAGGGAATTGAGCTTACGGCCAAATGGTTCGACGCCGCCCAGCCGATCGCCGTCGCGACCGCGTCCAATCAGGTGGACGTAGGCGCGACCGGCATCACCGCCAGCCTTTTCAACATGATCGGCAGCGGCCAGAAACTGACCATCGTCGCCGACAAAGGGCGCGAGGAGAAGGGCTACCCCTCATCGACTTTGGTCGTTGTCAAAAAGCTCCACGACCAGGGCGTTACCACGCTGGAACAGTTGAAAGGCAAAAAAATCGGCATTACCCAGAAAGGATCTACCTTCCAGTACATGATCGGCCGTATGCTGGAGGCCAAGGGCATGTCGGCAAACGACGTCGAGATCGTGCCGCTCGGGCAGCTCGGCTCCATCCTGTCCAGCCTGCGGAGCGGGCAGATCGACGCCGCCATCTTAAATGAGCCCAACCCGACCAAAGCGGAAAAAGCCGGTTACGCCAAATCCATACTGCCGGTTGCCAACGTCATAGATTATCAGACGTCAGGCATTTTCTATTCGCCCAACCTTAACAAGGACGAGGAGCTGGCGGTAAGGTTCATGAAGGCTTACATCAAATGCTGCAATTATTATTACGATGCCGTGCTGGCCAGAAAAGACGGCAAACCCGCGCCCGGGGCAAATTATGACGAGGTCATAAAAATAATCGCCAACTACACCAACATGCCGGTCGAAGACATCAAAATCGGCATCCCCTATATCGACCGCAACGGCCGCCTGCTGGCAAGCGACATAGACACGCAGATCAAGTGGTACAGCAAGCATAAACTGCTGGAGAAGCCGGTTGAAGCCAAAGAGGCCGTAAACACCACGTT